In Gossypium arboreum isolate Shixiya-1 chromosome 6, ASM2569848v2, whole genome shotgun sequence, the following are encoded in one genomic region:
- the LOC108466983 gene encoding helicase-like transcription factor CHR28 isoform X1 — MLMMGEDNRNDSFGILSSGDLSADYKFDDFVGDGMCIDLDSINRILEENSDPPQSNPEEPSLRNMSQGDSDLESIQLQSESPCSGFTFADCLRNNSDDSDARAGSTGGSFYYHGNLELSAHDCSPVQTSSASFKEWSAICQGTSYRERVEIPSCSTASSFSEIDGNHVLDHGDNLRFDLVDDKTISLFMNTREEFGYKNALHSPADENTNLIFDQYDPCSVISCYMNGDDAYFADSSMQHSPGSLNFMFDESKEGEVVEFPTESACSSSRIIFNSQGEIDNRSVSQLSMNGFSDVKKHHFEGEGNGHVLPAYGKFSYTANDGLFDDKGSLQPFTHSQPCISNNKQAVYGKNEDNKLITSGNIFSHSAEPLDEASWRKSTNRVAESLSLDEASKQSSDIYPSILNQDFVVNGKDAHHYNHDINLNVSSQSFFSERHLNLTSPEHYFSGAYPITSSKMQLGCFQDERENKFIPSRMGLSKVSPESIHSSSSDCRSHVDDDPDICILEDISQPARSNQSLVLVKKTSSLPNTTSSTQLHNPGIGGIRLKGNDEQLIFRVALQGLSQPKSEASPPDGVLAVPLLRHQRIALSWMTQKEKTGLHCMGGILADDQGLGKTVSTIALILNERPSYSKASSQDVRKVEMETLNLDDDEEMKQDSYNSHVMSNGASKKSSSPSGQAKGRPAAGTLIVCPTSVLRQWADELHNKVTKEANLSFLVYHGSNRTRDPLELVKYDVVLTTYSIVSMEVPKQPPVQGDDDEKGKLEGDRASSLDFPPSRKRKYPPSSNKKGAKHKEVDDLLLDSAARPLAKVGWFRVVLDEAQSIKNHKTQVARACWGLRAKRRWCLSGTPIQNAIDDLYSYFRFLRYDPYSAYKSFCFSIKTPIAKNPAKGYPKLQAILQTIMLRRTKATLLDGEPIINLPPKVIELRKVEFTKAERDFYSRLESDSRAQFKEYAAAGTVKQNYVNILLMLLRLRQACDHPLLVRGFDSNSSWKLSIETAKRLPQEKLTFLLSCLSSLELCGICNDPPEDAVVTICGHVFCNQCISEHLTGDDKQCPTKNCKGQLSASSVFSNTLLSSSLSEQPGQDKSLDCSGSKVVEVIGPCPEDSLNDSSKIKAALEVLKSLAKPQDNRLRTSGCPEGSSDLHSPDSLNGLPDGKDQVMGATSNDSSKAPGEKAIVFSQWTRMLDLFEACLKSSSIQYRRLDGTLSVAARDKAVKDFNTLPEVSVMIMSLKAASLGLNMVAACHVLLLDLWWNPTTEDQAIDRAHRIGQTRPVTVLRLTVKDTVEDRILALQQKKRKMVASAFGEDETGGRQTRLTVEDLEYLFMA, encoded by the exons ATGTTGATGATGGGGGAAGATAACCGCAATGATAGCTTCGGAATCTTGTCAAGTGGCGATCTCTCGGCTGATTATAAGTTTGATGATTTCGTTGGGGATGGTATGTGCATCGATCTCGACAGCATCAATCGTATTCTTGAGGAGAACTCTGATCCTCCGCAG AGTAATCCAGAAGAACCATCGCTTAGAAATATGTCTCAAGGGGACTCAGATCTTGAATCCATCCAGCTTCAAAGTG AATCGCCTTGCTCGGGGTTTACTTTTGCAGATTGTTTAAGAAATAATTCCGATGATTCAGATGCTAGGGCAGGGTCTACTGGTGGCTCCTTTTATTATCATGGGAATTTAGAACTCTCTGCACATGATTGTTCACCGGTCCAAACATCCTCTGCAAGTTTTAAAGAGTGGTCTGCAATTTGTCAAGGGACCTCCTACAGAGAGAGAGTTGAGATTCCCAGCTGTAGTACAGCATCTAGTTTTTCTGAGATAGATGGCAACCATGTGTTAGATCATGGAGATAATTTAAGATTTGATCTTGTGGATGATAAAACTATCTCATTGTTCATGAATACTAGAGAGGAGTTCGGCTACAAAA ATGCTTTGCACAGCCCTGCTGATGAGAATACAAACTTAATATTTGATCAGTATGATCCCTGTTCAGTTATAAGTTGTTACATGAATGGAGATGATGCATATTTTGCTGATTCCTCAATGCAACACTCGCCTGGTTCCCTAAATTTTATGTTTGATGAAAGTAAGGAGGGTGAAGTTGTGGAATTTCCCACTGAGAGTGCATGCTCCAGTAGTAGGATAATATTCAATTCTCAGGGTGAGATTGATAATAGGTCCGTGTCACAGCTCTCAATGAATGGTTTCTCTGATGTAAAGAAACATCATTTTGAAGGTGAAGGGAATGGACATGTTTTACCAGCCTATGGAAAATTTTCATACACTGCCAATGATGGACTCTTTGATGACAAAGGTTCGCTGCAGCCATTCACTCATTCTCAACCTTGCATTTCAAATAACAAACAAGCAGTTTATGGAAAGAATGAAGATAACAAACTGATCACATCTGGCAATATTTTCTCCCATTCTGCTGAACCTTTAGACGAAGCTAGCTGGAGAAAGTCTACTAACAGGGTTGCTGAGTCATTATCTCTTGACGAAGCCTCAAAGCAGTCATCTGATATTTATCCTTCTATATTAAATCAGGATTTTGTGGTTAATGGCAAGGATGCTCATCATTACAATCATGACATTAATCTAAATGTTAGTAGTCAATCTTTCTTCAGTGAGAGACATTTAAATTTAACTTCCCCAGAGCACTATTTTTCCGGTGCATACCCAATTACTTCAAGCAAGATGCAGTTAGGTTGTTTTCAGGATGAAAGAGAGAATAAGTTCATTCCTTCAAGGATGGGTCTTTCAAAAGTCAGTCCTGAATCTATTCATAGCAGTTCATCAGATTGCAGATCCCATGTTGATGATGACCCTGATATATGCATTCTTGAAGACATTAGTCAACCTGCCCGGTCAAACCAATCTCTGGTGCTTGTGAAGAAGACTTCAAGTTTGCCGAATACTACATCTAGTACTCAGCTTCATAACCCAGGAATAGGAGGTATCAGGCtcaagggaaatgatgaacagtTAATTTTTCGGGTTGCATTGCAG GGCCTTTCTCAGCCAAAATCTGAAGCTAGTCCTCCGGATGGTGTTTTGGCAGTACCTCTTCTACGCCATCAG AGAATTGCTTTGTCATGGATGACCCAGAAGGAGAAAACTGGCTTACACTGTATGGGAGGAATTCTTGCAGATGATCAG GGATTAGGAAAGACTGTGTCAACAATTGCACTTATTCTTAATGAAAGGCCCTCATATTCTAAAGCATCCTCTCAAGATGTGAGAAAGGTTGAGATGGAAACACTAAATTTGGATGATGATGAAGAGATGAAGCAAGATTCTTATAACAGTCATGTCATGTCAAATGGTGCTTCAAAGAAAAGCTCTTCTCCATCAGGGCAAGCAAAGGGAAGGCCAGCTGCTGGAACACTCATTGTATGTCCCACAAGTGTATTGCGGCAATGGGCAGATGAGTTACACAATAAGGTGACGAAAGAAGCTAATCTCTCCTTTCTAGTGTACCATGGAAGCAACAGGACAAGGGATCCTTTAGAGTTGGTGAAGTATGATGTTGTCCTTACTACATATTCAATTGTTAGCATGGAGGTCCCAAAACAACCTCCTGTTCAAGGAGATGATGATGAGAAAGGGAAGTTGGAAGGTGACCGTGCTTCTTCTCTGGATTTTCCACCAAGCAGGAAAAGGAAATACCCGCCTAGTTCTAATAAAAAAGGAGCGAAGCACAAGGAGGTTGACGATTTGCTTCTTGATTCTGCTGCTCGACCTCTTGCAAAAGTTGGATGGTTTAGAGTTGTTCTGGATGAGGCCCAAAGCATTAAAAACCATAAAACTCAAGTTGCTAGGGCCTGTTGGGGCCTTCGTGCTAAACGAAGATGGTGTTTGTCTGGGACTCCAATTCAAAATGCCATTGACGACCTTTATAGCTACTTCAGATTTCTGAGATATGACCCATATTCTGCTTACAAATCATTCTGTTTTTCCATAAAGACCCCGATTGCTAAAAATCCAGCAAAAGGCTATCCAAAATTGCAAGCTATCTTGCAAACAATAATGTTACGCCGCACGAAAG CTACACTTCTTGATGGGGAACCAATTATTAACTTGCCACCTAAAGTGATAGAACTGAGAAAGGTGGAATTCACAAAGGCGGAACGTGACTTCTATTCCAGACTGGAGTCTGATTCACGTGCTCAGTTTAAA GAGTATGCGGCTGCAGGGACTGTTAAACAGAACTATGTGAATATCTTGTTGATGCTTTTGCGGCTTCGCCAAGCCTGTGATCATCCTCTTCTGGTCAGAGGCTTTGATTCAAACTCTTCATGGAAATTGTCAATTGAGACTGCAAAGAGGCTTCCTCAGGAGAAGCTAACATTTCTTCTAAGTTGTTTATCATCTTTGGAACTCTGTGGCATCTGCAAT GATCCACCAGAAGATGCTGTTGTCACTATCTGTGGTCATGTTTTCTGCAACCAATGCATCTCTGAACATCTTACTGGTGATGACAAGCAGTGTCCCACCAAAAATTGCAAAGGTCAATTAAGTGCGTCTTCAGTGTTTTCGAATACCTTGTTAAGCAGTTCTCTCTCTGAGCAGCCTGGTCAGGATAAGTCTCTTGATTGTTCTGGTTCAAAAGTTGTTGAGGTAATTGGGCCTTGTCCTGAGGATAGTTTGAATGATTCTTCCAAAATTAAAGCTGCCCTTGAGGTCCTTAAATCACTAGCTAAACCTCAAGATAATAGATTAAGGACTAGTGGCTGCCCAGAAGGTTCCTCTGATCTCCATTCTCCGGATTCACTAAATGGCCTTCCTGATGGAAAGGATCAGGTTATGGGTGCAACTTCGAATGATTCCAGTAAGGCACCTGGGGAGAAAGCTATAGTGTTTTCCCAGTGGACAAGGATGTTGGATTTATTTGAAGCCTGTCTTAAAAGTTCTTCCATCCAATACAGAAGACTTGATGGAACTCTGTCAGTTGCTGCTAGAGATAAAGCAGTTAAAGATTTCAACACCCTACCAGAG GTATCTGTTATGATTATGTCCTTAAAAGCTGCCAGTCTTGGGTTGAACATGGTTGCAGCTTGCCATGTACTTCTGCTTGATCTTTGGTGGAACCCTACGACTGAGGACCAGGCAATTGATAGGGCACAT
- the LOC108466983 gene encoding helicase-like transcription factor CHR28 isoform X2, whose protein sequence is MLMMGEDNRNDSFGILSSGDLSADYKFDDFVGDGMCIDLDSINRILEENSDPPQSNPEEPSLRNMSQGDSDLESIQLQSDCLRNNSDDSDARAGSTGGSFYYHGNLELSAHDCSPVQTSSASFKEWSAICQGTSYRERVEIPSCSTASSFSEIDGNHVLDHGDNLRFDLVDDKTISLFMNTREEFGYKNALHSPADENTNLIFDQYDPCSVISCYMNGDDAYFADSSMQHSPGSLNFMFDESKEGEVVEFPTESACSSSRIIFNSQGEIDNRSVSQLSMNGFSDVKKHHFEGEGNGHVLPAYGKFSYTANDGLFDDKGSLQPFTHSQPCISNNKQAVYGKNEDNKLITSGNIFSHSAEPLDEASWRKSTNRVAESLSLDEASKQSSDIYPSILNQDFVVNGKDAHHYNHDINLNVSSQSFFSERHLNLTSPEHYFSGAYPITSSKMQLGCFQDERENKFIPSRMGLSKVSPESIHSSSSDCRSHVDDDPDICILEDISQPARSNQSLVLVKKTSSLPNTTSSTQLHNPGIGGIRLKGNDEQLIFRVALQGLSQPKSEASPPDGVLAVPLLRHQRIALSWMTQKEKTGLHCMGGILADDQGLGKTVSTIALILNERPSYSKASSQDVRKVEMETLNLDDDEEMKQDSYNSHVMSNGASKKSSSPSGQAKGRPAAGTLIVCPTSVLRQWADELHNKVTKEANLSFLVYHGSNRTRDPLELVKYDVVLTTYSIVSMEVPKQPPVQGDDDEKGKLEGDRASSLDFPPSRKRKYPPSSNKKGAKHKEVDDLLLDSAARPLAKVGWFRVVLDEAQSIKNHKTQVARACWGLRAKRRWCLSGTPIQNAIDDLYSYFRFLRYDPYSAYKSFCFSIKTPIAKNPAKGYPKLQAILQTIMLRRTKATLLDGEPIINLPPKVIELRKVEFTKAERDFYSRLESDSRAQFKEYAAAGTVKQNYVNILLMLLRLRQACDHPLLVRGFDSNSSWKLSIETAKRLPQEKLTFLLSCLSSLELCGICNDPPEDAVVTICGHVFCNQCISEHLTGDDKQCPTKNCKGQLSASSVFSNTLLSSSLSEQPGQDKSLDCSGSKVVEVIGPCPEDSLNDSSKIKAALEVLKSLAKPQDNRLRTSGCPEGSSDLHSPDSLNGLPDGKDQVMGATSNDSSKAPGEKAIVFSQWTRMLDLFEACLKSSSIQYRRLDGTLSVAARDKAVKDFNTLPEVSVMIMSLKAASLGLNMVAACHVLLLDLWWNPTTEDQAIDRAHRIGQTRPVTVLRLTVKDTVEDRILALQQKKRKMVASAFGEDETGGRQTRLTVEDLEYLFMA, encoded by the exons ATGTTGATGATGGGGGAAGATAACCGCAATGATAGCTTCGGAATCTTGTCAAGTGGCGATCTCTCGGCTGATTATAAGTTTGATGATTTCGTTGGGGATGGTATGTGCATCGATCTCGACAGCATCAATCGTATTCTTGAGGAGAACTCTGATCCTCCGCAG AGTAATCCAGAAGAACCATCGCTTAGAAATATGTCTCAAGGGGACTCAGATCTTGAATCCATCCAGCTTCAAAGTG ATTGTTTAAGAAATAATTCCGATGATTCAGATGCTAGGGCAGGGTCTACTGGTGGCTCCTTTTATTATCATGGGAATTTAGAACTCTCTGCACATGATTGTTCACCGGTCCAAACATCCTCTGCAAGTTTTAAAGAGTGGTCTGCAATTTGTCAAGGGACCTCCTACAGAGAGAGAGTTGAGATTCCCAGCTGTAGTACAGCATCTAGTTTTTCTGAGATAGATGGCAACCATGTGTTAGATCATGGAGATAATTTAAGATTTGATCTTGTGGATGATAAAACTATCTCATTGTTCATGAATACTAGAGAGGAGTTCGGCTACAAAA ATGCTTTGCACAGCCCTGCTGATGAGAATACAAACTTAATATTTGATCAGTATGATCCCTGTTCAGTTATAAGTTGTTACATGAATGGAGATGATGCATATTTTGCTGATTCCTCAATGCAACACTCGCCTGGTTCCCTAAATTTTATGTTTGATGAAAGTAAGGAGGGTGAAGTTGTGGAATTTCCCACTGAGAGTGCATGCTCCAGTAGTAGGATAATATTCAATTCTCAGGGTGAGATTGATAATAGGTCCGTGTCACAGCTCTCAATGAATGGTTTCTCTGATGTAAAGAAACATCATTTTGAAGGTGAAGGGAATGGACATGTTTTACCAGCCTATGGAAAATTTTCATACACTGCCAATGATGGACTCTTTGATGACAAAGGTTCGCTGCAGCCATTCACTCATTCTCAACCTTGCATTTCAAATAACAAACAAGCAGTTTATGGAAAGAATGAAGATAACAAACTGATCACATCTGGCAATATTTTCTCCCATTCTGCTGAACCTTTAGACGAAGCTAGCTGGAGAAAGTCTACTAACAGGGTTGCTGAGTCATTATCTCTTGACGAAGCCTCAAAGCAGTCATCTGATATTTATCCTTCTATATTAAATCAGGATTTTGTGGTTAATGGCAAGGATGCTCATCATTACAATCATGACATTAATCTAAATGTTAGTAGTCAATCTTTCTTCAGTGAGAGACATTTAAATTTAACTTCCCCAGAGCACTATTTTTCCGGTGCATACCCAATTACTTCAAGCAAGATGCAGTTAGGTTGTTTTCAGGATGAAAGAGAGAATAAGTTCATTCCTTCAAGGATGGGTCTTTCAAAAGTCAGTCCTGAATCTATTCATAGCAGTTCATCAGATTGCAGATCCCATGTTGATGATGACCCTGATATATGCATTCTTGAAGACATTAGTCAACCTGCCCGGTCAAACCAATCTCTGGTGCTTGTGAAGAAGACTTCAAGTTTGCCGAATACTACATCTAGTACTCAGCTTCATAACCCAGGAATAGGAGGTATCAGGCtcaagggaaatgatgaacagtTAATTTTTCGGGTTGCATTGCAG GGCCTTTCTCAGCCAAAATCTGAAGCTAGTCCTCCGGATGGTGTTTTGGCAGTACCTCTTCTACGCCATCAG AGAATTGCTTTGTCATGGATGACCCAGAAGGAGAAAACTGGCTTACACTGTATGGGAGGAATTCTTGCAGATGATCAG GGATTAGGAAAGACTGTGTCAACAATTGCACTTATTCTTAATGAAAGGCCCTCATATTCTAAAGCATCCTCTCAAGATGTGAGAAAGGTTGAGATGGAAACACTAAATTTGGATGATGATGAAGAGATGAAGCAAGATTCTTATAACAGTCATGTCATGTCAAATGGTGCTTCAAAGAAAAGCTCTTCTCCATCAGGGCAAGCAAAGGGAAGGCCAGCTGCTGGAACACTCATTGTATGTCCCACAAGTGTATTGCGGCAATGGGCAGATGAGTTACACAATAAGGTGACGAAAGAAGCTAATCTCTCCTTTCTAGTGTACCATGGAAGCAACAGGACAAGGGATCCTTTAGAGTTGGTGAAGTATGATGTTGTCCTTACTACATATTCAATTGTTAGCATGGAGGTCCCAAAACAACCTCCTGTTCAAGGAGATGATGATGAGAAAGGGAAGTTGGAAGGTGACCGTGCTTCTTCTCTGGATTTTCCACCAAGCAGGAAAAGGAAATACCCGCCTAGTTCTAATAAAAAAGGAGCGAAGCACAAGGAGGTTGACGATTTGCTTCTTGATTCTGCTGCTCGACCTCTTGCAAAAGTTGGATGGTTTAGAGTTGTTCTGGATGAGGCCCAAAGCATTAAAAACCATAAAACTCAAGTTGCTAGGGCCTGTTGGGGCCTTCGTGCTAAACGAAGATGGTGTTTGTCTGGGACTCCAATTCAAAATGCCATTGACGACCTTTATAGCTACTTCAGATTTCTGAGATATGACCCATATTCTGCTTACAAATCATTCTGTTTTTCCATAAAGACCCCGATTGCTAAAAATCCAGCAAAAGGCTATCCAAAATTGCAAGCTATCTTGCAAACAATAATGTTACGCCGCACGAAAG CTACACTTCTTGATGGGGAACCAATTATTAACTTGCCACCTAAAGTGATAGAACTGAGAAAGGTGGAATTCACAAAGGCGGAACGTGACTTCTATTCCAGACTGGAGTCTGATTCACGTGCTCAGTTTAAA GAGTATGCGGCTGCAGGGACTGTTAAACAGAACTATGTGAATATCTTGTTGATGCTTTTGCGGCTTCGCCAAGCCTGTGATCATCCTCTTCTGGTCAGAGGCTTTGATTCAAACTCTTCATGGAAATTGTCAATTGAGACTGCAAAGAGGCTTCCTCAGGAGAAGCTAACATTTCTTCTAAGTTGTTTATCATCTTTGGAACTCTGTGGCATCTGCAAT GATCCACCAGAAGATGCTGTTGTCACTATCTGTGGTCATGTTTTCTGCAACCAATGCATCTCTGAACATCTTACTGGTGATGACAAGCAGTGTCCCACCAAAAATTGCAAAGGTCAATTAAGTGCGTCTTCAGTGTTTTCGAATACCTTGTTAAGCAGTTCTCTCTCTGAGCAGCCTGGTCAGGATAAGTCTCTTGATTGTTCTGGTTCAAAAGTTGTTGAGGTAATTGGGCCTTGTCCTGAGGATAGTTTGAATGATTCTTCCAAAATTAAAGCTGCCCTTGAGGTCCTTAAATCACTAGCTAAACCTCAAGATAATAGATTAAGGACTAGTGGCTGCCCAGAAGGTTCCTCTGATCTCCATTCTCCGGATTCACTAAATGGCCTTCCTGATGGAAAGGATCAGGTTATGGGTGCAACTTCGAATGATTCCAGTAAGGCACCTGGGGAGAAAGCTATAGTGTTTTCCCAGTGGACAAGGATGTTGGATTTATTTGAAGCCTGTCTTAAAAGTTCTTCCATCCAATACAGAAGACTTGATGGAACTCTGTCAGTTGCTGCTAGAGATAAAGCAGTTAAAGATTTCAACACCCTACCAGAG GTATCTGTTATGATTATGTCCTTAAAAGCTGCCAGTCTTGGGTTGAACATGGTTGCAGCTTGCCATGTACTTCTGCTTGATCTTTGGTGGAACCCTACGACTGAGGACCAGGCAATTGATAGGGCACAT